In Lysobacter sp. FW306-1B-D06B, the sequence CGTGCGCATCCTGGAAGCGAACCCGGACGTCGAGGTCGACGCCGGCTGGTTCGCCCGCAAGATCGCCGCGGCCGTCTCGCTGCGCCGCGACGTGCTCAAGCTCGACGAGGTGAGCGACGCCTGGCGCGTGGTGCACAGCGAGGGCGACGGGCTCTCCGGTCTGGTCGTGGACCGCTACGGCGACCTGCTGGTGGTGGAGTTCTTCAGCGCCGGCATGTTCCGCCATCGCGAGTGGATCTACGAGGCGCTCAAGGCGCAGTTCCCCGGCTGCCGCTTCTACAGCTTTGCCGACGAGCACGTGCAGAAGCAGGAATCCTTCGACTTCCGCGGCAGCGAAGCCGTACCGCCGGCGGTCATCACCGAATACGGCATCAAGTTCCGCGCCGACCCGGCCGGCGCGCACAAGACCGGTTTCTTCGCCGACCAGCGCGAGAACCGCGAGTGGCTGTCGCAGCAGGTGAAGGACAAGACCGTGCTCGACCTGTGCTGCAACACCGGCGGTTTCGCGGTGTACTCGGCCGTGCGTGGCGCCTCCGAAGTGACCGGCGTGGACATCGACGCCGACGTGATCGAAATCGCCAAGGGCAACGCCAAGCTCAACAACGTGCGCCCGCGCTTCGTGCAGGCCGACATCTTCCCGTGGCTGCGCGACGCCGGCATCCGCGGCGACCAGTACGACGTGGTCATCCTCGACCCGGCCAAGATGACGCGCGACCGCGAGCAGGTCATTCCCGCGCTGAAGAAGTACCTGGACATGAACAAGCTGGCGCTGGGCGTGGTGAAGCCGGGCGGCCTGTTCGCGACGTTCTCGTGCACCGGCCTGGTCGCCGAGGACCAGTTCCTCGACATGCTGCGTCGCGCCGCGTTCTATTCCGGGCGCACGGTGCAGGTGCTCAAGGTCGCGGGCGCCGGTGCGGACCACCCGTGGCTCGCGCAGGTGCAGGAATCGCGCTACCTCAAGGCGGTGTTCTGCCGCGTGGTGGACTGACGCGGCTTCGCTACGCGTGGCGCGTCTCACCCATTGAGACGCGCACCGATACACTGGACCCTGTATCGAACCGCACGAGGCCAACCTTCCATGGACACGCTGATCTACGCGGCGGGCGCCGTCATCGTGCTCATGCTGGCCTACGTGGCCTGGCAGCTGACGCGGCTCTCGCGCGGCCAGGGCGATAGCGCGAACGCCGCGGAGCTGTCCGCGCTGCGCGAAGCCGAGCGCGCCAAGGCGATCGAACTGTCCGCGCTGACCGTGCGGCTGGCCGAGCGCGACGCCGACCTGGCGTCGCGCGAGCGCGATCTCTCGCGACTGGCGCAGGAGTGCGGCGAAGCACAGGCCCGCGCGGAGCGGCACGGCACGGCGGCGGCGGAACTCAACGCCAACCTGCGCGCCCGCGACACTGAGCTGGCCGACCTGCGCGCCCGCCTGGACGCCGAGCGCGGTGAACTGTCGCAATTGCGCGCCGAACTGGCACTGCAACGCGAGCGCTCCGCGCAGACCGAAGCCAACCTCGCCCATGCCGAGCAGGCCAAGGCCGAGATCAAGGGCTTCCTCGAATCCGCGCAGACGAAGCTGTCGGCCACCTTCGCCGAACTGGCCGGCAAGACCTTCGAGGAACGTGGCGCCCAGTTCGAGAACAACGTGCGCACCGCCACGCAGCAGTCGCGCACCGACTTCGAGACGCTGCTCAAGCCCTTCGCCAACCAGCTCAACGAATTCCGCACGCGCGTGGACACCGTCTACGGCGAGGAAGCCAAGGAGCGCGCCTCGCTTGCCGGCGCGGTCAACGAGCTCAAGACGCTCAACCAGGGCATGGCGGCGCAGGCGTCGGCGCTGACGCGCGCGCTCAAGGGCAGCGCCAAGGTGCGCGGCGACTGGGGCGAGCTGATGCTGGAAAGCGTGCTGCGCAGTTCCGGGCTGGAAGACGGCACGCATTACGATCGCCAGGCCTCCAGCGAGGACGACGAAGGCCGTCGCCTGCGTCCGGACGTGGTCGTGCGCCTGCCCGGCGACCGCCGCATCGTGGTCGACAGCAAGGTCAACCTCATCGACTGGGAGCAGGCGATGAACGCGCAGACCCCGGAAGAGCACGAGGACGCGCTGCGGCGCCACGCGGTCGCGCTGCGCCAGCACATGAAGGACCTGGCCGACAAGAACTACCCCAAGGCCGTCGGCGATTCGGCGCTGGAAGTCACCGTCGCCTTCGTGCCGATCGAAGGCGCGCTGTCGGCCGCGCTGGGCACCGATCCTGCGCTGCAGACGGACGCGTTCGCGCGCGGCATCGTGTTCGCCTCGCCCAATACGTTGATGGCGGTGCTGCGCGTGATCGAGCGCCTGTGGACGCGCGACAAGATCCAGCGCCAGGCCATCGACATCAGCGACGCTGGCGGCCGCGTGCTCGACGCGTTGCAGAACTTCCTGACGGAGTTCGACCAGGTGGGCCGCAAGCTCAACGAAGCCAACACCTCCTTCGTCAACGCGCGCAACAAGCTGTCGGAATCGACGCATGCGGTGATCCCGCGCGCGCGCCGACTCGTCGAGCTTGGCGTGAAGGGGAAGAAGGCGTTGTCGGCCGAACTGGCGCCGGACGAACAGGTGCTTCCGCTGACGCTGGAGCGGTCGGGATCGGGCGATTGAGGCGCGGCATCCGTCTGCGCCCTGCCCTTCCCGTCATTCCGTACAGAAGTCCGAAAGCGTGACGGCCTGGATCCCGGCCTTCGCGGGATGACGGTAGGTGCGGTGACGGTAGATGGAATGACGGTGTAAGCGAGCCGCCGCGGCCGCGCTGCACAAGCCCGTCCTCAAGAGAAAAGCCCCGGCGTTTCCACCGGGGCTTTCGCATTTCATCGCGACAGTAAGGGCCGCACTCAGCTGCCGTCCGTCGGCATCACCGGCATCGCATCCACCGGCACCTGCGGGTTGGTGTCGTCGCGCAGGTAATCCGGCAGCGACTGGTCTTCATCGCGCATGCGGTCGCCGAAGATCTGGTAGTTGCGGCGCTGGATCCACGCATCGCGCACCAGCGTGTAGTCGTCTTCGGCGCCTTCGCGGAAGCTGTCGGTCGCCAGCAGCTGCGCGCGCACGTCCACCAGCTGCAGGCCCTGCAGCGGGATGCGCACGCGGTCGGCCTCGACCTGGCGCAGCGGGCTCAGCGGCGCGTCGCCGACCATGCCGAAGCTGTCGCGCAGCGTGCGGGGGCCGAACAGCGGCAGTTCGACGAAGCGCGAGTTCTTCCAGCCCCAGATGCCCAGCGTCTGGCCGAAATCCTCGCTCTTGTTGGGCAGCTTGGCGTCCGACGCCGGGTCGAAGATGCCGCCGATGCCCAGCGTCGAGTTGAGCAGGAAACGCCCCAGCGACTGCCCCGCCTGCTTCGGCTTGCCCTGCAACAGCGCGTTGATCGCCGACACCGGCTGGCCGAGGTTGTTGAAGAAGTTGCTGACGCCCAGGCGGAACGGGCGCGGCACCACTTTCACGTAGCCGCGCGCGAGCGGACGCGCGACGGTGCGGTCGACCGCATTGTTGAACTTGTGCATGCCGCGGTTGTAGCGCTCCCACGGGTCGTAGACCGCAGGCGGCGCCATCGGCGTGGGCAGGTTCGGATCGCCGTACTGGCCGTAGATGTCGTCGAAGTCGCGCTCGGCCTGGGTCGGTTCGCCCTGCACGTCGGCGCCCGGTTCGGGCACATCGACGGGCGTGGGCGGGATGTCGGTCGGCACCGGTGCATCGGGCGGCGTCACCTGCTCCGTCGGCGGCGTCGTGGCCGGCTCGGTCGGCGGGACCGGAGGCGGCACGGGTTCGGACGGCGGCGGCACGGCCGGCGTGGCGGGCGGCTGCGTTTCATCCGTCGGCGGTGGCGTCGGCGTCGCCGGCGGCTGGGCCTCGGCCGGCGGTCGGCCGGTCTCGCCGTCGATGGTTGCGGCCACGCACTTGCGCGCGGCCGCGGCGTCGGTGCCGGCGGCCTTCATGCAGCGATCGAATTCCTCGCTCTGCGCGCCGGACAGCGGACGGGTAATGATCTGCGCCTGGCCGAGCAGCGGCGCGGCGGCGAGCACGAATGCGATGAGGGGTGCGTGGGGGCGCATGGGTCGCAGTGTAAAGGCTCGGGAAATGCTCGGCCGGCCGGGCCCGCGGCCACGACCGGAACGGAGTGTCGCGGCTCAGCCGGCGAAGGCGAGCGTGGAATCCAGGCGGTACGCGCTGCGCAGTTCGGACAGACCGGGCGGCGAACCGACGACTTCGACGATCCCCAGGCGCGCGCTGAGCTCGGCTAGCAGCGCCAGTCCCGCGCTGTCGACCGATTCCACGGCGCTCAGGTCGAGCCGTCGCGCCTTCGCCGCGCGCAGCTGCGACCACAACGAGGCAACGGCGGCGCGCTCGAGCACGCCGCCGAAGGCGAGGGTGTCACCGTCCTGGCGGACCGTCGCAGCGGCCATGGTCAGTTGCTGGCCGCCTGTGCCTGCAGCTTGCCGGCCTTGATGTCGGCGGCGACCTGCGGGATCGACTTCTGCTTCAGCGGCGCGTCGAACTGGTTGCGGAAGGTCTGCACGAAGCTGACGCCTTCCACCATCACGTCGAACACCTTCCACTGCGTGCCGACCTTGCGCATGAGGTAGTCCACCGGCACGGCTTCGTTGCCCTGGCGCAGGTACTCGCTGGACACCTTGACGATGGCGCCGCCGCGCAGCGGGGTTTCCGACTTCACGCGCACCTTGAGCTTGGTGTTGAGGTCCAGCAGCGAGGAGCCGTAACGCTGCATCAGGCTGTCGGCCAGCGCGTCGGCGAACACCTTCACTTCGGCGTCGGACGCGCCGCGGCCGTGCACGCCCAGCACCAGGCGGGCGGAGTAGTCGCGGTCGAACATCGCGTTGAACTCGCTGGCGATGAAGTCACGCAGGGCGGCGCGGTTCTGGGTGAACTCGGCGCGGCGCGATTCCAGCGTCGCCAGGATGCGGGTCGAATTGCTCAGCACCAGCTGGCTCGGCGAGCCGGCCGGGGCGGCGCTCGCGGCGGCCGGGGCCGCCGCGTCGGCGGCCTGGGCCAGCACGGCGCCCGGCGCGGCGACGGCCAGGGCGGCGGCAATGAAAACGGTCAAGGAGCGGTGGGGGATGCGCTTCATGGGGTCTTGGTCTCTTCCTTGGGGGCGGCTTCGCCCTGGAGGTAATCGGGAACGCCGGCGTTCGGGTCCGGAGCCTGGCCGGCATTGTCGGCAGGCTTCGCGCCACCGCCGCTGAACATGTACTTGCCCACCAGCTGGATCAGGTCCACCGCCGATTGGGTCAGGTAGAGCTCGTCGCCGGGCTTCAGGTTCTCGGGATCGCCACCCGGCGCCAGGTTCACGTAGCTCTCGCCCAGCAGGCCGCTGGTGAGGATGCTGGCGGCGGTGTCGGCCGGCAGCTTGTCGTAGCGCTTGTTGATCGCCAGGGTGACAACGGTGTCGAACTTGACGGGATCGACGTCGATCTTGGCGACATGTCCTATCGCCACGCCGCCGATCTTGATCGGCGCGTTGGGCCGCAGGGCGCCGATGGTCGAGAAGCGGGCCGTCACCTCGTAGGTGTCGCCGCCCACGCCCCAGCGGCCATTGGTCGAGGCCAGCGCCAGGACCAGCAGCGAGGCCAGGGCCAGCAGCAGGAAGGCGCCAACGGCGAATTCGATTCTTGGGGCTCGGACGGTCATGGCGGGATTCGGGATTCGGGATTGGGGATTCGCAAGAGCGAGGGTGACGGACCAGGCTGGAGCGGGCTTCTACGAATCCCGAATCTCCAATCCCGAATCCCGGCTACTGGAACAGGAAGGCCGACATCACGAAATTGAACATCAGGACCAGCAGCGAGGCATTCACCACGGCGCGGGTCGTGGCCACCGAGGTGCCCTCGATGGTCGGCTCCGCGTGGTAGCCCACGTAGGCCGCGACCAGCGCCGAGATGCCGCCGAACACCGCCGCCTTCACGAAGGCCATGACGAAGTCGTCGGCGAAGTCGACGCTGTCCTTGAGCACCTGCCAGAAAGTGCCGTTGTCCAGGCCGATCACGTGGACCGACTCGAAGTAGCTGGCAGCGATGGCAAAGCTGATGAAGAACGCGGTGAGCAGCGGCACGGAAATCACCGCCGCCCAGAAGCGCGGCGCCACGGCCTTGCCGACCGGGTCGATGGCCATCAGGCCGAGCGCGGTGATCTGGTCGGTGGCGCGCATCAGGCCCAGTTCGGCGGCGATCGAGCTGCCCGCGCGGCCGACGAAGAGCAGGGCGGTCAGCACGGGGCCCAGTTCGCGGTACAGGCCCAGGCCGAGCAGGGCGCTGACCTGGGCGGTGGCGCCGTAGGTCTCGAGCGCGCGATAGCCCAACAGCGTCACCGAAAGGCCGACGAACGCGCCGCCAACGGCGATGATCGGCAGCGAACGTGCGCCGATCTTGTAAATCTCGCGAATCAGCTCGCGCCAAAAGTCGGCGGTCGGCTTGGACGCCCGCAGCACGGACAGCGAGAACAGCCCGGCCCGACCCAGGGAGCGGGTGGCGGCGACGAAGGGCATCAGGCGGCCTCCGAGTTGCGCGGCGCGGCGTCGAAGGCGATCGGGCCGTCGGGCTCGCCGTTGAGGAACTGGCGCACGAACGGGTCGTCGCTGCCCTGCAGCTGGTCCGGCGTGCCGGAAAAGACGATCCCGCCGTTGGCGATCACGATGGCGTGGTCGGCGACAGGCAGGGTCTCGTGCACGTGATGGGTGACCACGATGCTGGT encodes:
- the mlaD gene encoding outer membrane lipid asymmetry maintenance protein MlaD; its protein translation is MTVRAPRIEFAVGAFLLLALASLLVLALASTNGRWGVGGDTYEVTARFSTIGALRPNAPIKIGGVAIGHVAKIDVDPVKFDTVVTLAINKRYDKLPADTAASILTSGLLGESYVNLAPGGDPENLKPGDELYLTQSAVDLIQLVGKYMFSGGGAKPADNAGQAPDPNAGVPDYLQGEAAPKEETKTP
- the rmuC gene encoding DNA recombination protein RmuC, giving the protein MDTLIYAAGAVIVLMLAYVAWQLTRLSRGQGDSANAAELSALREAERAKAIELSALTVRLAERDADLASRERDLSRLAQECGEAQARAERHGTAAAELNANLRARDTELADLRARLDAERGELSQLRAELALQRERSAQTEANLAHAEQAKAEIKGFLESAQTKLSATFAELAGKTFEERGAQFENNVRTATQQSRTDFETLLKPFANQLNEFRTRVDTVYGEEAKERASLAGAVNELKTLNQGMAAQASALTRALKGSAKVRGDWGELMLESVLRSSGLEDGTHYDRQASSEDDEGRRLRPDVVVRLPGDRRIVVDSKVNLIDWEQAMNAQTPEEHEDALRRHAVALRQHMKDLADKNYPKAVGDSALEVTVAFVPIEGALSAALGTDPALQTDAFARGIVFASPNTLMAVLRVIERLWTRDKIQRQAIDISDAGGRVLDALQNFLTEFDQVGRKLNEANTSFVNARNKLSESTHAVIPRARRLVELGVKGKKALSAELAPDEQVLPLTLERSGSGD
- a CDS encoding STAS domain-containing protein, producing the protein MAAATVRQDGDTLAFGGVLERAAVASLWSQLRAAKARRLDLSAVESVDSAGLALLAELSARLGIVEVVGSPPGLSELRSAYRLDSTLAFAG
- a CDS encoding class I SAM-dependent rRNA methyltransferase, with product MNAELPTVRLKNAWKSTHPWIFQRLVDKPAQRPKPGAIVDVVGVEGDWIGRGFYNGHSRIAVRILEANPDVEVDAGWFARKIAAAVSLRRDVLKLDEVSDAWRVVHSEGDGLSGLVVDRYGDLLVVEFFSAGMFRHREWIYEALKAQFPGCRFYSFADEHVQKQESFDFRGSEAVPPAVITEYGIKFRADPAGAHKTGFFADQRENREWLSQQVKDKTVLDLCCNTGGFAVYSAVRGASEVTGVDIDADVIEIAKGNAKLNNVRPRFVQADIFPWLRDAGIRGDQYDVVILDPAKMTRDREQVIPALKKYLDMNKLALGVVKPGGLFATFSCTGLVAEDQFLDMLRRAAFYSGRTVQVLKVAGAGADHPWLAQVQESRYLKAVFCRVVD
- a CDS encoding ABC transporter substrate-binding protein; this translates as MKRIPHRSLTVFIAAALAVAAPGAVLAQAADAAAPAAASAAPAGSPSQLVLSNSTRILATLESRRAEFTQNRAALRDFIASEFNAMFDRDYSARLVLGVHGRGASDAEVKVFADALADSLMQRYGSSLLDLNTKLKVRVKSETPLRGGAIVKVSSEYLRQGNEAVPVDYLMRKVGTQWKVFDVMVEGVSFVQTFRNQFDAPLKQKSIPQVAADIKAGKLQAQAASN
- a CDS encoding VacJ family lipoprotein → MRPHAPLIAFVLAAAPLLGQAQIITRPLSGAQSEEFDRCMKAAGTDAAAARKCVAATIDGETGRPPAEAQPPATPTPPPTDETQPPATPAVPPPSEPVPPPVPPTEPATTPPTEQVTPPDAPVPTDIPPTPVDVPEPGADVQGEPTQAERDFDDIYGQYGDPNLPTPMAPPAVYDPWERYNRGMHKFNNAVDRTVARPLARGYVKVVPRPFRLGVSNFFNNLGQPVSAINALLQGKPKQAGQSLGRFLLNSTLGIGGIFDPASDAKLPNKSEDFGQTLGIWGWKNSRFVELPLFGPRTLRDSFGMVGDAPLSPLRQVEADRVRIPLQGLQLVDVRAQLLATDSFREGAEDDYTLVRDAWIQRRNYQIFGDRMRDEDQSLPDYLRDDTNPQVPVDAMPVMPTDGS
- a CDS encoding MlaE family lipid ABC transporter permease subunit; the protein is MPFVAATRSLGRAGLFSLSVLRASKPTADFWRELIREIYKIGARSLPIIAVGGAFVGLSVTLLGYRALETYGATAQVSALLGLGLYRELGPVLTALLFVGRAGSSIAAELGLMRATDQITALGLMAIDPVGKAVAPRFWAAVISVPLLTAFFISFAIAASYFESVHVIGLDNGTFWQVLKDSVDFADDFVMAFVKAAVFGGISALVAAYVGYHAEPTIEGTSVATTRAVVNASLLVLMFNFVMSAFLFQ